From Streptomyces sp. HUAS MG91, the proteins below share one genomic window:
- the alr gene encoding alanine racemase, with the protein MNENVTAPLRARAEIDLAALKANVRSLRAHAPGAAFMAVVKADAYGHGMLPVARAAKEAGAEWVGTATPEEALALRAAGIPGRIMCWLWVPGGPWREGVEADLDMSVSGLWALREVSAAARELGRTARVQLKADTGLGRGGCLRADWPELVREALAAQAAGLVTVTGLWSHFACADEPGHPSIAAQLTEFREMVGYAEGEGVTPEVRHIANSPGTLTLPETHFDLVRPGIAMYGISPSPELGTPEDFGLRPVMTLKASLALVKHAPGGLGVSYGHHYVTPGPTTLGLVPVGYADGIPRHASGTGPVLIGGKRRTVAGRVAMDQFVVDLGGDEPAAGDEAVLFGPGDAGEPTAEDWAAASGTIAYEIVTRIGSRVPRVYVNGTSGAPDVRQADRAHTV; encoded by the coding sequence ATGAACGAGAACGTGACTGCCCCGCTTCGCGCCCGCGCCGAGATCGACCTGGCCGCGCTCAAGGCCAATGTGCGGTCCCTGCGCGCGCACGCGCCGGGGGCCGCGTTCATGGCCGTCGTGAAGGCCGACGCGTACGGGCACGGGATGCTCCCGGTGGCCCGCGCCGCCAAGGAGGCCGGTGCCGAGTGGGTCGGCACCGCCACTCCCGAGGAGGCCCTCGCGCTGCGCGCGGCCGGCATCCCGGGCCGGATCATGTGCTGGCTGTGGGTGCCCGGCGGGCCCTGGCGCGAGGGTGTCGAGGCGGACCTCGACATGTCGGTGAGCGGCCTGTGGGCGCTGCGCGAAGTGAGCGCCGCCGCGCGCGAGCTGGGCCGCACCGCCCGCGTCCAGCTCAAGGCCGACACCGGGCTCGGCCGGGGCGGCTGTCTGCGCGCGGACTGGCCCGAGCTGGTGCGCGAGGCGCTCGCCGCGCAGGCCGCGGGCCTGGTCACCGTCACCGGCCTGTGGTCGCACTTCGCCTGCGCCGACGAGCCCGGACACCCCTCGATCGCCGCGCAGTTGACCGAGTTCCGCGAGATGGTCGGCTACGCGGAGGGTGAGGGCGTCACCCCCGAGGTACGGCACATCGCCAACTCGCCGGGCACGCTCACCCTCCCCGAGACCCACTTCGACCTGGTCCGCCCGGGCATCGCCATGTACGGCATCTCGCCCAGCCCCGAGCTGGGCACCCCGGAGGACTTCGGGCTGCGCCCGGTGATGACCCTGAAGGCGTCGCTCGCGCTCGTGAAGCACGCGCCGGGCGGCCTCGGCGTCAGTTACGGGCACCACTACGTCACCCCGGGCCCCACGACCCTCGGCCTGGTGCCGGTCGGCTACGCGGACGGGATCCCGCGGCACGCCTCCGGCACCGGCCCCGTCCTGATCGGCGGCAAGCGGCGCACGGTCGCGGGCCGGGTCGCGATGGACCAGTTCGTCGTCGACCTCGGCGGCGACGAGCCGGCCGCGGGCGACGAGGCGGTGCTGTTCGGCCCCGGCGACGCCGGGGAGCCGACCGCCGAGGACTGGGCGGCGGCATCGGGCACCATCGCGTACGAGATCGTCACGCGCATCGGCTCCCGTGTTCCGCGCGTCTATGTGAACGGGACGTCCGGGGCACCGGACGTGCGGCAGGCCGACCGGGCCCACACTGTGTGA
- a CDS encoding L,D-transpeptidase family protein, producing MTSTSVRGGLAALLALAVALPAGQALAHPGPPVPYATVTPAPAPEAGLVPGVRPAPHRDWPQDTPDQTLPPHVYTPSAEEDAIEPPPAPPGADALVEYVPPGEALYPAEPGGAPGPLAAAACTARTGPYQRQVERWLKRKADGKQSPADCRAIRAFQTRQGIRPNAGFAGPVTWGRMRAISARKNPNAAKKCPTRAYRLACVDLPRQLMWVSKGKKIVYGPVPIRSGRAGNRTRTGWHKVYWRHKNHWSSLYNSPMPYSQFFSGGQAFHGIYGNVYSPPGSRGCVNLRVSDAKRLWGVLKGGDRVYVWGRKPGT from the coding sequence ATGACCAGCACCTCCGTGCGCGGCGGACTCGCCGCGCTGCTCGCCCTCGCCGTGGCCCTGCCCGCGGGCCAGGCCCTCGCGCACCCCGGACCACCGGTGCCGTACGCGACCGTGACGCCCGCCCCGGCCCCCGAGGCCGGCCTCGTCCCCGGCGTCCGGCCCGCCCCGCACCGGGACTGGCCCCAGGACACCCCCGACCAGACGCTGCCCCCGCACGTCTACACCCCCAGCGCCGAGGAGGACGCGATCGAGCCGCCGCCCGCGCCGCCCGGGGCCGACGCGCTCGTCGAGTACGTGCCGCCGGGCGAGGCGCTGTACCCGGCGGAACCCGGCGGCGCGCCCGGCCCGCTCGCGGCGGCCGCCTGCACCGCGCGGACCGGCCCCTACCAGCGCCAGGTCGAACGCTGGCTGAAGCGCAAGGCCGACGGGAAGCAGTCGCCCGCCGACTGCCGGGCCATCCGCGCCTTCCAGACCCGGCAGGGCATCCGCCCCAACGCCGGTTTCGCCGGCCCCGTCACCTGGGGCCGGATGCGCGCCATCAGCGCCCGCAAGAACCCCAACGCGGCGAAGAAGTGCCCCACGCGCGCGTACCGGCTCGCCTGCGTCGACCTGCCGCGCCAGCTGATGTGGGTCAGCAAGGGCAAGAAGATCGTCTACGGGCCGGTCCCGATCCGCAGCGGACGGGCCGGCAACCGCACCCGCACCGGCTGGCACAAGGTCTACTGGCGGCACAAGAACCACTGGTCGTCGCTGTACAACAGCCCCATGCCGTACAGCCAGTTCTTCAGCGGCGGCCAGGCGTTCCACGGCATCTACGGCAATGTCTACAGCCCGCCCGGCTCGCGCGGGTGCGTCAATCTGCGGGTCTCCGACGCCAAGCGGCTCTGGGGAGTCCTCAAGGGCGGCGACCGGGTCTACGTATGGGGCCGCAAGCCCGGCACCTGA
- a CDS encoding alpha/beta hydrolase yields MSETSAQATAAVTEAAAAASGTWRRAGLAGAAVGVVAAGAAAGVAVERLTVGRGMRRKARLALDASGPYGSLRGLPGKAYAADGTELYYEVEEIDEAAPEGSTATGTRRRRLFGRKTPAPVTVVFSHGYCLNQDSWHFQRAALRGVVRCVYWDQRSHGRSGRGVEQTESGAPVSIDTLGGDLKAVIDAAAPEGPLVLVGHSMGGMTVMALADQHPELIRDRVVGAALVGTSSGRLGEVNYGLPVAGVNVVRRVLPGVLKALGQRAELVERGRRATADLFAGIIKRYSFATRDVDPAIARFAERMIEGTPIDVVAEFYPAFQEHDKTAALSRFAGLPVLVLAGEQDLVTPSGHSEAIAELLPDAEFVLVPDAGHLVMLEHPEAVTDRLADLLARTGVVPAAATVGIYGDTGSTAQPGG; encoded by the coding sequence GTGAGCGAGACCAGCGCACAGGCCACGGCGGCCGTCACCGAGGCAGCGGCGGCGGCCTCGGGGACCTGGCGGCGGGCCGGCCTCGCGGGCGCCGCGGTGGGGGTGGTCGCCGCGGGCGCCGCCGCCGGAGTCGCCGTGGAGCGGCTCACCGTGGGCCGCGGGATGCGCCGCAAGGCCCGGCTGGCGCTGGACGCGTCGGGGCCCTACGGCTCGCTGCGCGGCCTGCCCGGCAAGGCGTACGCCGCGGACGGCACGGAGCTGTACTACGAGGTCGAGGAGATCGACGAAGCGGCGCCGGAGGGCAGCACCGCCACCGGCACCCGCAGACGGCGCCTGTTCGGCCGCAAGACGCCCGCGCCCGTCACCGTCGTCTTCAGCCACGGCTACTGCCTGAACCAGGACTCCTGGCACTTCCAGCGCGCGGCCCTGCGCGGTGTCGTGCGGTGCGTGTACTGGGACCAGCGCAGCCACGGCCGCTCCGGGCGCGGGGTGGAGCAGACGGAGAGCGGCGCGCCGGTCTCCATCGACACCCTCGGGGGCGACCTCAAGGCCGTCATCGACGCGGCGGCGCCCGAGGGCCCGCTCGTCCTCGTCGGCCACTCCATGGGCGGCATGACCGTGATGGCGCTCGCCGACCAGCACCCGGAGCTGATCCGCGACCGGGTCGTGGGCGCCGCGCTCGTGGGCACGTCGTCGGGCCGCCTCGGCGAGGTGAACTACGGCCTCCCGGTGGCCGGGGTGAACGTGGTGCGGCGGGTCCTGCCGGGCGTCCTCAAGGCCCTCGGGCAGCGCGCCGAGCTGGTCGAGCGGGGGCGCCGGGCCACCGCCGACCTGTTCGCCGGGATCATCAAGCGGTACTCGTTCGCGACCCGGGACGTCGACCCGGCGATCGCCCGGTTCGCCGAGCGGATGATCGAGGGCACGCCGATCGACGTGGTCGCGGAGTTCTATCCGGCGTTCCAGGAGCACGACAAGACGGCCGCGCTGAGCCGCTTCGCCGGGCTGCCCGTCCTGGTCCTCGCGGGGGAGCAGGATCTGGTGACGCCGAGCGGGCACAGCGAGGCGATCGCGGAGCTGCTGCCCGACGCCGAGTTCGTGCTCGTGCCGGACGCCGGACACCTGGTGATGCTGGAGCACCCGGAGGCCGTCACCGACCGGCTGGCCGATCTGCTGGCCCGTACGGGCGTGGTACCGGCAGCCGCTACCGTGGGGATTTATGGAGACACCGGCAGCACCGCACAACCCGGCGGCTGA
- the coaA gene encoding type I pantothenate kinase translates to MISPVSENLRSAHRHRPEATPYVDLTRGEWSALRDKTPLPLTAEELERLRGLGDVIDLDEVRDIYLPLSRLLNLYVGATDGLRSALNTFLGDTGKKGSQSGTPFVIGVAGSVAVGKSTVARLLQALLSRWPEHPRVERVTTDGFLLPTRELEARGLMSRKGFPESYDRRALTRFVADIKAGKDEVTAPVYSHLIYDIVPDERLVVRRPDILIVEGINVLQPALPGKDGRTRVGLADFFDFSVYVDAREEDIQRWYLNRFKKLRATAFQNPSSYFQKYTQVSEEEALDYARSTWRTVNRVNLLENVAPTRGRASLVITKGPDHKVQRLRLRKL, encoded by the coding sequence GTGATCTCTCCGGTCTCCGAAAACCTGCGGAGCGCCCACCGGCACAGGCCGGAGGCGACTCCCTACGTCGACCTCACCCGCGGCGAGTGGAGCGCGCTGCGCGACAAGACTCCCCTGCCCCTCACCGCCGAGGAGCTGGAACGGCTGCGCGGCCTCGGTGACGTGATCGACCTCGACGAGGTCCGCGACATCTATCTGCCGCTCTCCCGCCTGCTCAATCTGTACGTCGGCGCGACCGACGGGCTGCGCAGCGCGCTCAACACCTTCCTCGGCGACACCGGCAAGAAGGGCTCCCAGTCCGGCACGCCGTTCGTCATAGGGGTCGCGGGTTCGGTGGCGGTCGGCAAGTCGACCGTCGCCCGCCTCCTCCAGGCGCTGCTCTCGCGCTGGCCCGAGCACCCGCGCGTCGAGCGCGTCACCACCGACGGCTTCCTGCTGCCCACCAGGGAGCTGGAGGCCCGCGGCCTGATGTCGCGGAAGGGCTTCCCCGAGTCGTACGACCGGCGGGCCCTGACCCGGTTCGTCGCCGACATCAAGGCGGGCAAGGACGAGGTGACGGCGCCCGTCTACTCGCACCTGATCTACGACATCGTGCCGGACGAGCGGCTCGTCGTGCGCCGCCCGGACATCCTCATCGTCGAGGGCATCAACGTCCTCCAGCCCGCCCTGCCCGGCAAGGACGGCCGCACCCGGGTCGGCCTCGCCGACTTCTTCGACTTCAGCGTGTACGTGGACGCGCGCGAGGAGGACATCCAGCGCTGGTACCTCAACCGCTTCAAGAAGCTGCGCGCGACGGCGTTCCAGAACCCGTCCTCGTACTTCCAGAAGTACACGCAGGTCTCGGAGGAGGAGGCGCTCGACTACGCGCGCTCCACCTGGCGCACCGTGAACCGGGTCAATCTGCTGGAGAACGTGGCGCCCACGCGCGGCCGCGCGAGCCTCGTCATCACCAAGGGGCCCGACCACAAGGTGCAGCGCCTGCGCCTGCGCAAGCTGTAG
- the tsaE gene encoding tRNA (adenosine(37)-N6)-threonylcarbamoyltransferase complex ATPase subunit type 1 TsaE — translation METPAAPHNPAAEPATPTAPAAPGTPVSTVTVTVTSPDAMGELGLALAKRLRPGDLVMLTGELGAGKTTLTRGLGAGLDVRGAVTSPTFVIARVHPPLGAGPALVHVDAYRLGGGLDEMEDLDLDVSLPDSVVVVEWGDGKVEELSDDRLHVLIDRATGDTDDEVRVVTLHGIGARWTEADLASLAG, via the coding sequence ATGGAGACACCGGCAGCACCGCACAACCCGGCGGCTGAACCCGCCACCCCCACGGCCCCCGCCGCTCCCGGCACGCCCGTATCCACCGTCACGGTGACGGTCACCTCCCCGGACGCGATGGGGGAGCTGGGCCTCGCCCTGGCGAAACGGCTGCGCCCCGGCGACCTCGTGATGCTCACCGGTGAGCTGGGCGCCGGCAAGACGACCCTGACCCGCGGCCTCGGCGCGGGCCTGGACGTGCGCGGTGCGGTGACCTCGCCGACGTTCGTGATCGCCCGCGTCCACCCGCCGCTCGGCGCGGGCCCGGCGCTGGTGCACGTCGACGCCTACCGGCTCGGCGGCGGTCTCGACGAGATGGAGGACCTGGACCTCGACGTCTCGCTCCCGGACTCCGTGGTCGTCGTGGAGTGGGGCGACGGCAAGGTCGAGGAGCTCTCCGACGACCGGCTGCACGTGCTCATCGACCGGGCCACCGGCGACACCGACGACGAGGTGCGCGTGGTGACGCTGCACGGCATCGGGGCGCGCTGGACCGAGGCGGACCTGGCCTCGCTGGCGGGCTGA
- a CDS encoding holo-ACP synthase, whose amino-acid sequence MSIIGVGIDVAEIGRFAAALERTPGMAARLFTDGELLLPSGERRGVASLAARFAAKEAAAKALGAPRGLRWGDAEVYVEGSGQPRLRVTGTVAARAAELGVRSFHVSLSHDAGVASAVVIAEG is encoded by the coding sequence ATGAGCATCATCGGGGTCGGGATCGACGTGGCCGAGATCGGGCGGTTCGCGGCGGCGCTGGAGCGTACGCCGGGGATGGCCGCGCGGCTGTTCACGGACGGCGAGCTGTTGCTGCCCAGTGGGGAGCGGCGCGGGGTCGCTTCGCTCGCCGCCCGGTTCGCGGCCAAGGAGGCGGCCGCCAAGGCGTTGGGGGCGCCTCGGGGGCTGCGGTGGGGGGATGCCGAGGTGTATGTCGAGGGGAGTGGGCAGCCGCGGTTGCGGGTGACCGGGACCGTGGCTGCGCGCGCCGCCGAGCTGGGGGTGCGGTCCTTTCATGTCTCGCTCAGCCATGACGCCGGGGTGGCGTCCGCCGTGGTGATCGCCGAAGGCTGA
- a CDS encoding TetR-like C-terminal domain-containing protein produces MARAGLTSERVVAAAADLADTVGFENITIAALARGFGVKDASLYAHVRGLSDLSTRVAVLSGLDLADRISDALAGRAGRDALFAFAHAYRAFAREHPGRYAATQLELGPSALDDHPGLRRNLTGPYALLQGYGLTEPALTDAVRLLRSTFHGFVALELAGGFRHRRDVERSWAAALEALHVALSNWPEEADS; encoded by the coding sequence ATGGCCAGAGCGGGACTGACCAGCGAGCGGGTGGTGGCCGCGGCCGCCGATCTCGCCGACACGGTCGGCTTCGAGAACATCACCATCGCGGCGCTCGCCCGCGGCTTCGGCGTGAAGGACGCGAGCCTGTACGCGCACGTCCGCGGCCTCTCCGACCTGAGCACGCGGGTCGCGGTCCTGTCCGGCCTCGACCTCGCGGACCGGATCTCGGACGCGCTGGCGGGCCGCGCCGGACGCGACGCGCTGTTCGCCTTCGCGCACGCCTACCGCGCCTTCGCCCGGGAGCACCCCGGCCGGTACGCGGCGACCCAGCTGGAGCTCGGCCCGTCGGCGCTCGACGACCACCCGGGCCTGCGCCGCAATCTCACCGGCCCCTACGCCCTGCTCCAGGGCTACGGCCTGACGGAACCTGCGCTGACCGACGCGGTCCGCCTGCTGCGCAGCACCTTCCACGGTTTCGTCGCCCTGGAGCTGGCGGGCGGCTTCCGGCACCGCCGGGACGTGGAGCGGTCCTGGGCCGCCGCCCTGGAGGCGCTGCACGTGGCGCTCTCCAACTGGCCGGAGGAGGCGGACAGTTGA
- the glmS gene encoding glutamine--fructose-6-phosphate transaminase (isomerizing), with the protein MCGIVGYVGSQPAHDVVLAGLKRLEYRGYDSAGIAVLADGALASVKKAGKLANLEKALVDRPLPAGSTGIGHTRWATHGGPTDGNAHPHLDNASRVAVVHNGIIENFAALRDELSERGHTLVSETDTEVVAHLLGEEFTGDLAEAMRRVCRRLEGAFTLVAVHADAPDVVVGARRNSPLVVGVGEGEAFLASDVAAFIAHTRSAIELGQDQVVELRPDAVVVTDFDGRPADVRSYHIDWDASAAEKGGYDYFMLKEIAEQPKAVADTLLGRIGAEGQLTLDELRIPAQVLRMVDKVVIVACGTAFHAGLIAKYAIEHWTRIPCEVELASEFRYRDPILDARSLVIAISQSGETMDTLMALRHAREQGATVLAICNTNGSTIPRESDAVLYTHAGPEVAVASTKAFLTQLVACYLVALYLGQVRGTKWGDEIAAVVRELGRIGEEVERVLETMEPVRELARSLAGQDTVLFLGRHVGYPVALEGALKLKELAYMHAEGFAAGELKHGPIALIEDGVPVVVVVPSPRGRSVLHDKIVSNIQEIRARGARTIVIAEEGDEAVVPYADHLVRVPATPTLLQPLVATVPLQVFACELATARGNEVDQPRNLAKSVTVE; encoded by the coding sequence ATGTGCGGAATCGTGGGATACGTAGGTTCACAGCCGGCTCATGACGTGGTGCTGGCCGGGCTCAAGCGCCTCGAGTACCGGGGCTACGACTCGGCGGGGATCGCGGTCCTCGCCGACGGCGCGCTGGCCTCGGTGAAGAAGGCCGGCAAGCTGGCCAATCTGGAGAAGGCCCTGGTCGACCGGCCGCTGCCGGCCGGGTCCACGGGCATCGGGCACACCCGCTGGGCCACCCACGGCGGCCCCACGGACGGCAACGCGCACCCGCACCTGGACAACGCGTCCCGGGTCGCCGTCGTCCACAACGGGATCATCGAGAACTTCGCGGCCCTGCGCGACGAGCTGTCCGAGCGGGGGCACACGCTCGTCTCCGAGACGGACACCGAGGTGGTCGCGCACCTGCTCGGCGAGGAGTTCACGGGGGACCTGGCGGAGGCCATGCGGCGGGTCTGCCGCCGTCTGGAGGGCGCGTTCACGCTGGTCGCGGTGCACGCGGACGCGCCGGACGTGGTGGTGGGCGCGCGCCGGAACTCGCCGCTGGTGGTGGGTGTCGGGGAGGGCGAGGCGTTCCTGGCGTCGGATGTGGCCGCGTTCATCGCGCACACCCGCTCCGCGATCGAGCTGGGGCAGGACCAGGTCGTCGAGCTGCGCCCCGACGCGGTCGTCGTGACGGACTTCGACGGGCGCCCCGCCGACGTGCGCAGCTACCACATCGACTGGGACGCCTCGGCCGCCGAGAAGGGCGGCTACGACTACTTCATGCTCAAGGAGATCGCCGAGCAGCCGAAGGCCGTCGCCGACACGCTGCTGGGCCGGATCGGCGCCGAGGGGCAGCTCACGCTGGACGAGCTGCGCATCCCGGCGCAGGTGCTGCGGATGGTCGACAAGGTCGTCATCGTGGCGTGCGGGACCGCGTTCCACGCCGGTCTGATCGCCAAGTACGCCATCGAGCACTGGACCCGTATCCCGTGCGAGGTGGAGCTGGCGAGCGAGTTCCGCTACCGGGACCCGATCCTCGACGCGCGGTCCCTGGTCATCGCGATCTCGCAGTCCGGGGAGACCATGGACACCCTGATGGCGCTGCGGCACGCGCGCGAGCAGGGGGCGACGGTGCTGGCCATCTGCAACACCAACGGGTCGACGATCCCGCGCGAGTCGGACGCGGTGCTGTACACGCACGCCGGCCCGGAGGTCGCGGTCGCGTCCACGAAGGCGTTCCTGACGCAGCTGGTGGCCTGCTATCTGGTCGCGCTGTACCTGGGCCAGGTGCGGGGCACCAAGTGGGGCGACGAGATCGCCGCCGTCGTACGGGAGCTGGGGCGGATCGGCGAAGAGGTCGAGCGGGTCCTGGAGACCATGGAGCCGGTGCGCGAGCTGGCCCGGTCGCTGGCCGGGCAGGACACCGTGCTCTTCCTCGGGCGGCACGTCGGGTACCCCGTGGCCCTGGAGGGCGCGCTGAAGCTCAAGGAGCTGGCGTACATGCACGCCGAGGGGTTCGCGGCGGGGGAGCTGAAGCACGGGCCGATCGCGTTGATCGAGGACGGGGTGCCGGTGGTCGTCGTGGTGCCGTCGCCGCGCGGGCGCTCGGTGCTGCACGACAAGATCGTCTCCAACATCCAGGAGATCCGGGCGCGCGGGGCGCGGACCATCGTCATCGCGGAGGAGGGCGACGAGGCGGTGGTGCCGTACGCCGATCACCTCGTGCGGGTGCCGGCCACGCCGACGCTGCTGCAGCCGCTGGTGGCCACGGTCCCGTTGCAGGTGTTCGCGTGCGAGCTGGCGACGGCGCGCGGCAACGAGGTGGACCAGCCGCGGAACCTGGCGAAGTCGGTGACCGTGGAGTGA
- a CDS encoding NAD(P)H-hydrate dehydratase, producing the protein MRTAYDVETVRSAERALMARLPDGALMQRAAAGLAVACADLLGKVYGSRVALLVGSGDNGGDALYAGARLARRGAGVTALLLSPDRAHAGGLAALRAAGGTLLDAESDAAEEAVSRADLVLDGIVGIGGRGGLRPRAARLAEAARGLVVAVDLPSGVDADTGEVHGDAVRATATVTFGAYKPGLLVDPAREYAGALRLVDIGLELPEEQAVLEAPQHADVAALLPEPTGESDKYRRGVVGVVAGSARYPGAAVLAVAGALHGGAGAVRYVGPAADAVLARFPETLVSAGPPAKAGRVQSWVIGPGLGDEADGLLDVLDSDVPVLIDADGLRLADVRAVRARTAPTVLTPHAGEAAALLGVARDEVEGQRLSSVRALAERYAATVLLKGSTTLITSPGSTVRVNPTGTPWLATAGSGDVLSGLTGSLLAAGLHPLDAASAGAYLHGLAARFASGGAPVSAQDVAHAVPAAWRDIHTS; encoded by the coding sequence ATGCGCACTGCCTATGACGTGGAAACGGTCCGGTCCGCCGAACGCGCGCTGATGGCGCGCCTGCCGGACGGCGCCCTGATGCAGCGCGCCGCCGCGGGCCTGGCCGTGGCCTGCGCGGACCTGCTCGGCAAGGTGTACGGCTCCCGGGTGGCCCTGCTGGTCGGCTCCGGTGACAACGGCGGCGACGCGCTGTACGCGGGCGCCCGCCTGGCCCGCCGGGGCGCGGGCGTCACCGCGCTGCTGCTCTCCCCCGACCGGGCGCACGCGGGCGGCCTCGCGGCCCTGCGCGCGGCGGGCGGCACGCTGCTGGACGCCGAGTCGGACGCCGCCGAGGAGGCGGTGTCCCGGGCCGACCTCGTCCTGGACGGCATCGTCGGCATCGGCGGCCGGGGCGGGCTGCGCCCCCGCGCGGCCCGGCTGGCGGAGGCCGCCCGGGGACTCGTCGTGGCGGTGGACCTGCCGAGCGGCGTGGACGCGGACACCGGCGAGGTGCACGGCGACGCGGTCCGGGCGACGGCGACCGTCACCTTCGGCGCGTACAAGCCGGGCCTGCTGGTCGACCCGGCGCGCGAGTACGCGGGCGCGCTGCGCCTGGTGGACATCGGCCTGGAACTCCCCGAAGAGCAAGCCGTGCTCGAAGCGCCGCAGCACGCGGACGTGGCGGCGCTGCTGCCCGAGCCGACCGGCGAGAGCGACAAGTACCGGCGCGGTGTGGTCGGCGTGGTCGCCGGCTCGGCGCGCTACCCGGGCGCGGCGGTCCTGGCGGTGGCGGGCGCCCTGCACGGCGGCGCGGGCGCGGTGCGCTACGTGGGCCCGGCGGCGGACGCGGTGCTCGCGCGGTTCCCCGAGACGCTGGTGTCGGCGGGGCCGCCCGCGAAGGCGGGGCGCGTGCAGTCCTGGGTGATCGGCCCCGGCCTGGGCGACGAGGCCGACGGGCTGCTGGACGTCCTCGACTCCGATGTGCCGGTGCTGATCGACGCGGACGGGCTGCGGCTGGCGGACGTGCGCGCCGTGCGCGCCCGCACCGCCCCCACCGTGCTCACCCCGCACGCCGGGGAGGCCGCGGCGCTGCTCGGCGTCGCCCGGGACGAGGTGGAGGGACAGCGGCTCTCCTCCGTACGGGCGTTGGCGGAGCGCTACGCGGCGACGGTCCTCCTGAAGGGCTCGACGACCCTGATCACGTCCCCGGGCTCCACGGTCCGGGTGAACCCGACCGGTACGCCCTGGCTCGCCACCGCGGGCAGCGGCGATGTCCTCTCCGGGCTGACCGGGTCGCTGCTGGCTGCGGGGCTGCATCCGCTGGACGCCGCCTCGGCGGGCGCCTACCTCCACGGCCTCGCCGCCCGCTTCGCCTCGGGCGGGGCGCCGGTATCGGCCCAGGACGTGGCGCACGCCGTCCCGGCGGCGTGGCGGGACATCCACACCTCCTAG
- a CDS encoding alpha/beta hydrolase, translated as MITQSTLRVPGATLHHELRGTGPLLLLLPGAGGDAAVLDPVADALADTFTVLTHDPRGYSRSTLDGPHTEQRVPVHADDARRLLDAVSPAEPAYVAGASSGAIVALDLLARHPGRVRRAVAHEPPSWSVLPDAAEQLAFFDEVHELFAREGLEAAGERFLRGIGGAMEPATWMRGPDLPPRTRDMLVRLAANAPLAVEHEYRSFAAYVPDLDALAAVRHRLTLAIGARTRPHLPHRPAALMADRLDLDLSLFPGAHNGWSTHPAETANLLRTHLLGETR; from the coding sequence TTGATCACACAGAGCACACTGCGCGTGCCGGGCGCGACCCTGCACCACGAGCTGCGCGGCACCGGCCCCCTGCTGCTCCTGCTGCCCGGCGCGGGCGGCGACGCGGCGGTCCTCGACCCGGTCGCCGACGCGCTGGCGGACACCTTCACGGTGCTCACCCACGACCCGCGCGGCTACTCGCGCAGCACCCTGGACGGCCCGCACACCGAGCAGCGGGTACCGGTCCACGCCGACGACGCGCGCCGCCTCCTGGACGCCGTGTCACCCGCCGAACCCGCTTACGTGGCCGGGGCGTCGAGCGGCGCGATCGTCGCCCTCGACCTGCTGGCCCGCCACCCCGGCCGGGTCCGCCGGGCGGTCGCGCACGAGCCGCCGTCGTGGTCCGTGCTCCCCGACGCGGCGGAGCAGCTGGCGTTCTTCGACGAGGTGCACGAGCTGTTCGCGCGGGAGGGCCTGGAGGCGGCGGGCGAGCGGTTCCTGCGCGGCATCGGCGGGGCGATGGAACCGGCCACGTGGATGCGGGGGCCCGACCTGCCGCCCCGCACCCGGGACATGCTGGTCCGCCTGGCGGCGAACGCGCCGCTGGCCGTGGAGCACGAGTACCGCAGCTTCGCCGCGTACGTCCCCGATCTCGACGCCCTCGCGGCGGTGCGGCACCGGCTGACGCTCGCGATCGGCGCCCGCACCCGCCCGCATCTCCCCCACCGTCCGGCGGCCCTCATGGCCGACCGACTGGACCTGGACCTTTCGCTCTTTCCCGGCGCCCACAATGGCTGGTCCACCCACCCTGCCGAGACGGCGAACCTGCTGCGCACCCACCTCCTGGGGGAGACTCGGTGA